The Halictus rubicundus isolate RS-2024b chromosome 18, iyHalRubi1_principal, whole genome shotgun sequence genome contains the following window.
AATTATTCTCGAATACCTCAAGATATTCCAATAAGTTTGACTGCGAGAAATGTAGATAAGAGTAGTAGAAATGGAAATATAATATCTCCTCCGATACCTTTAAATGGAGAGACCTCGTCGGACAGTGGAATTAGTTCATCGGTTCCAACACCTAATTCTGTTAGCGAGCCAGTTTCACTTTCTACAAAAGAAGCTACAACACCTAAAATAACAGTGAAAAACTTTGGACAAACTCCGTTCAGTGAAAAAGGCGTGGCCAACCTCCACGATAAAATTAAGGAAATGAATGTAGATAATTTTACGCAAAAAGTGATAAATTTACCACCTAGTGTAACAATTGAAAGGGTAGTTCCAGATAAAAAGGAATCTGAAGTTACGAAGAATAAAGATACGTTAAGCGTTATTGCACAAGTGCCAAGAAATGTTCTACCTGTTATTGTAAATCTTACCTCGAAAGGAGACAAAGATGTAACAGACAGTCCAAAACGAGAATCATCGTTGGAACGAGatcgaaaaattgaagaaacgAATGTAAGATCACCAAAAAATTTACCGAAAAGAGGTAAGAAAGGTGTCGACTCTTTGTTAGAAAAATTAGAAGGCGGGAACAAGAAACTTGGTAGCGCTGAAAACATTGGATCTGTCATTGTGATGCCGGTAGAAGAGAAGGACACGTGTAGTGTTAAAAGTATGTCTCCAGATCGACAAAAATCGAAGTCTCCCAACAGGGAAGACGAAGTGGTATCCCCAGCATTCAGTAATGACGATTCTAATGATAATACCAAACAACGCAGGAAAAGAAAATTGGAGAAACCTGTACGACTTAGTAAGGATTCGAAAACAGAAGTAGAAGACATGGAATTGGAGCCTACAGAACCATCAGAGTCTAGAGCATGTGAACCAGTGATACCGGGAGACGTGATAAATGTCGCGCCAGTTGTAAAAGTTGAAGATAATACTGATTTAGTAGAGCAGAGAATACCTGAAAAAGTTGAAGACAACATAGAAGAAAGGAGTGAAGAAAACCAACCAATTCGCAGGAGAAGAAGTAGTGAAAGTACACCACCTAGTTCAACTCCTACAAATCAGAGGGTTCGAAGAAAATCTAGCGATGATGCTACTGAATTTTCAAAAGTAACGAGTCCAAAAGgtgtaaataatacaaatccATTTAATGAAGTTGAATCAGAACTAGAAAAAATGTTTGCTGGTATTGTTGAAACAGAGACAGATGTCAAAAAGGAAGAATCAAAAACAGAACTTGCAGAATCTGAGGATCAAGCTGGCAGCACAACGAAAACCGACAGTTTAGAAAATAGTATTCTGCATCCGAAAGATACACAAAGTCTAAATCTTACTGATGTTTCGTCCACAGTTGATGCAAAATTGTCCGGAAAAAAGGGAAAGAAAGCTAAAGTGCAAGCTGGTAAACGGAAAATATCAAGATCTTCCGAAAATATTTTCGGAACTATAGGTAGTGACGTACCCCAAAAAGAaatcaaaaaaagaaaaatatctaAAAGTTCAAAAAAGCAAAATGTATCgaagaaaacgaagaaaaatacGAAAATAGACGGACTCAGAGAAATGGCGTATGATTCTGGGTCAAATGCAAGTTCTATTAGATCTCGTGGACCTGTAGTTCATGTTGAAGGTCCAAGAGATAGTCCGTTAAGCATTCAAGTAGTTAATGCTCCACGGGAAGATgaagaagagaaaaataaagaaaagcgGAAAAGCGTTGGAAATGGCAATGCAGGAAGAAGTAAGAGACTTAGTCACCAAAACGATTTGGACTATAGGGGTatgtatttttcatatttttcatattaacgCATGCAAGCACAACGAATACTACTTACaatatagaaatattgaaaaatatgtcTACTAAATACATAATTATATCTAATAGATTATTATACATAGAAGTTTCATAATATTTGTTCCATTTAGGTAAAGTCAGTAGAGCAGGTCTTTTCAGTTCAACCTTATCATCACGTTATGATGCACATACAACAGATTCCACATGGGTTTGCGTATTTTGTAAACAGGGCCCTCATTCTGTTATACCTGGAGATCCTTCTCGACCGCATCCCAATTTGGCTGGTCCTCATATAGCACCTGGAACTTACACTGTACGTTGAATCTTGGTTTGTTGAATTTCAAATTGGGAACTTCATTGATCAGTGGCGCTGTATTTCGATTTAAAATACAGGTTCCAGCAGGTGTTTTAAGCGATTTATTCGGCCCATATTTAATTGGTAAAGAACGTTTGGAAGATGGAATTTTATCAGCGGACGAACAAGAAATTACTACAGAACAAAAGAAAGGTGGTAAAAATAAGAGAAGTTTGAGATACGCTGGGCTAGCTGACCAATTTACTGCAAAAAtggggaaaaagaaacgaaattcTGTTGAAAGTAATACAAACGCCATTTTTACGGGGATGACTGTACTTCCAGGAGAAGAACAACGTTGGGAAGTTTGGCTTCACGAACAGTGTGCAGTTTGGGCAGCTGGAGTGTATATGGCAGGTATAATCAAAACGACATCtataatattattcgaatagTTGGCATACACAATTTCGACAGATATGCATGCCACAAAGTAAAAAAATGTGATATCAAAAGAAACTGATTTTCGTTTTTATCGTTTGTAGGGGGCAGGGTAACAGGTTTACAAGAAGCAGTGTGGGATGCGGCAAAGTCGATGTGTGACGCTTGTGGTTTAACGGGGGCAAATATTGGATGTGTTAAACGTGGTTGTAAGGCTGTTACACATTACCCTTGTGCTCTTACAAAAGGTTGGCACTTGGATACACATCAGTATATACCGAAGTGTAACCTTCATCGAGTTACGTGAAACTTCGGTAAGTTTTCAAATACTATATGCAACAAATTTTGTTCAGTACAGTGGGGCCCATACTAATTGGTTCCACAGCGGGCGATGTAAGTCTGGTATGTGTGTATGTACGCAACATGCATACATGTATTTATCAGATTAGGAGACGCATTCTCTTtcaaatgtataaaaatgataGAAGAGATCACATTTAAagtttgtatatttataattaataaatttaaagaataaaacaCGTGGAGCGTGAAATATCTGTTAAAAACAATTGACTTTCGGCGTTGCGTAGACAACATAACTGCGAAACGACATAAATCGAGAGGACGTAACTTGGGGCCCCACTGTATATAGCAAAGAATATAACTTTAAATAACTTTCTACATAACACGAAGTAGCAAATTCAAATTTACAACAAAAACTTAAGAAAACTGGCTTCACTTACTACGATTTAACTtatgtttaacacgttcacagTCCGCTGTCCTATATATGTTCTTCGAATggggcgattcctgaggtcatttgaagcaactttaaTACGAAGCTTAACGAAGCTACGAAGAAGATTTTCGCAACGAaatagttatttcaaatgacctcaagaatcatccccttcgaggaagtacaacatttttggacaccCTATAGAATGTATATTCCTCCATATATTCTTTAAACATGTTTCAACATGTGTTTGATTGAAAAGTATGTTTATACTTTCCGATAAAGTATAGGGGAAACGAGCGTTACACGATTCGCGTGTATCGTATATTGCGTATCCTTGTTGGACATACAATTTGTTAGACTGATCTGTGAACGTGTCACGTTAGCGACTCAGCataaagatttttttactgtttttgaTGATCGTATTCGTTGCTaagtaataaatttaataaagctCTAATCCAATCTAacctataatttatttatattttcagcaTTTAAGAGTTTTGAGATGTTTTGAAATTACGCTTTGCGTCATATGATGCGTAAGTGTGTTTGAGGCGTGAAAGTATATATGTCATGACAGACATATGGCAATTTCTATACACAAAATATCAATATGCTCGACAGAAATACCTTCCAATGTACAAGATGTTAAAATGAGAATGCTGTTGTTGTCTTTAAGAATTCCAAACGAAAATGGAAATTAATGGAAGCGAAGAAACGGAAGTTCTTCTCGTTAATAAAATTTACTTAATTTTCTTGGCCTGTGGCCTTGAACAGTGGCCTTTTCGACCTAATGTAAaagcaagatttttaattttaaatctgtaatatagacgaatCGTTGCTGAGGGATAATGttaatcgaaaaatatttgcttTTTTACTCATACTTAAGAAACTTCGAAACGTTTCAAAATTTTCCCTGAAACATCATGTACGCAGGAATAGCATATAGGGCATATTGTATCAAAATTTGGAGAAAAAAACCAGAATTCGGCGAAGGTTTGATAATTATGGTGTTCCCGCAAAGAAtcgtatgtgtgtatatataaaataggatagattattaaTCAATTAAATTTGTGAAATTTGAACATTTATGATAGTTTTCATAAAAAGTGCGGACTAAAGACATACGGACAAGTGTTCTCCTGTGAATGTAAGAAATCACCTGTAAATAACAAAGTTCTTATATGAGAAAAtgactattatattattatagaatTCCAATGATACCATAAGACTCTTCCGTTTTTAAAAATCATGCTATTTTAGTAAGCATGTGTAGTTATGTTCTTTACTGCGCGAAAATACACTTAGCATAATGATACTTATTTCTATTATAGTTTTTTGAAGATTATTTGTGACATATAAATCTCATATAGGTGTAAATAAATAGATTTCAGCTCATATAATATTTTCGTTTATTTCTTGACCTCGTcataattatatatttgaaATAAGTTCCATTACTAAAGAGAACGAGCTCACATGTTTACTTAAAAAGAACACTTGTAAcacttttaataaaaataataataataatattattctaCTGCtaatactattattattattatcattgttgttattattattattattattatgattattattattgatcTTATCATTAATTTCAAGCAGAAAACGTAAACTTGATTTACAATAACATTTCTTTTTTGACGTGTGTCAATTGTAAGTTTACTGTTTGCCATTATTTATAAATGTGAAATCAGTGATTTAGATTTAAAAGGTATGGATACGATTTAGTGATTCAATTATTCGctacttattattattacaattttacGTTAGCTAATatcgattattttatttttacacaataatattattgtattcaTTTTCATCATATTTTgtaagaatataatagagaccCGATTTTGTAAT
Protein-coding sequences here:
- the LOC143363024 gene encoding LOW QUALITY PROTEIN: uncharacterized protein LOC143363024 (The sequence of the model RefSeq protein was modified relative to this genomic sequence to represent the inferred CDS: inserted 1 base in 1 codon; deleted 4 bases in 3 codons; substituted 4 bases at 4 genomic stop codons); the encoded protein is MCDLVQYIYAYCMPLEFTKNHANSAQLRRCRLRKSRYTVSYSHAHRSPRLFILGVAPKWALSNNFMQWNYIQELVAHGGVPDTYNSCHKEENTGVLDLNPTYGNRILNFSLPTNNGIVNSDTXKKEIDTYLSEFSKQKLANYMESYSTCQSNDSKTVSNKILSTKKITDICQSCGANINSSNTGKQICDSHTNFANLYHLSKRLYIXTKYKIXSDILEXYNCISNLFCISEEDKPLNLVKNLGNNENCYDRQXTKDKKELCTLSYLQTNLCNCVISNSTDHSCNVENCYYTKYKGMHYGLPKFSDLQNLSQSLKIEKTLLQTSKCKLCKDSEVNSDYASRRYRYLDKKESFTRNKNLNRKSSLSLCERKRTDITFTHFTPNVKDTDAKSESSAEQHTNKSTNTYFASDCKSILSNWEDFEMSGQYPGHSRPPVGTPPPQTVWNHLTMTQGQVSGLNIHPTALSGAALSPAGFYTHPSIARASHIPSQLTPQLAHTQAPPTWHTPTVPSKSVTPANTPGNPLFSLQMLVDNRQNQSQYRNSPGSQNTLDLSSTSEIIPENYSRIPQDIPISLTARNVDKSSRNGNIISPPIPLNGETSSDSGISSSVPTPNSVSEPVSLSTKEATTPKITVKNFGQTPFSEKGVANLHDKIKEMNVDNFTQKVINLPPSVTIERVVPDKKESEVTKNKDTLSVIAQVPRNVLPVIVNLTSKGDKDVTDSPKRESSLERDRKIEETNVRSPKNLPKRGKKGVDSLLEKLEGGNKKLGSAENIGSVIVMPVEEKDTCSVKSMSPDRQKSKSPNREDEVVSPAFSNDDSNDNTKQRRKRKLEKPVRLSKDSKTEVEDMELEPTEPSESRACEPVIPGDVINVAPVVKVEDNTDLVEQRIPEKVEDNIEERSEENQPIRRRRSSESTPPSSTPTNQRVRRKSSDDATEFSKVTSPKGVNNTNPFNEVESELEKMFAGIVETETDVKKEESKTELAESEDQAGSTTKTDSLENSILHPKDTQSLNLTDVSSTVDAKLSGKKGKKAKVQAGKRKISRSSENIFGTIGSDVPQKEIKKRKISKSSKKQNVSKKTKKNTKIDGLREMAYDSGSNASSIRSRGPVVHVEGPRDSPLSIQVVNAPREDEEEKNKEKRKSVGNGNAGRSKRLSHQNDLDYRGKVSRAGLFSSTLSSRYDAHTTDSTWVCVFCKQGPHSVIPGDPSRPHPNLAGPHIAPGTYTVPAGVLSDLFGPYLIGKERLEDGILSADEQEITTEQKKGGKNKRSLRYAGLADQFTAKMGKKKRNSVESNTNAIFTGMTVLPGEEQRWEVWLHEQCAVWAAGVYMAGGRVTGLQEAVWDAAKSMCDACGLTGANIGCVKRGCKAVTHYPCALTKGWHLDTHQYIPKCNLHRVT